In Kiritimatiellales bacterium, a genomic segment contains:
- a CDS encoding DUF6531 domain-containing protein produces MNKKILLAGWITVLTGALTPVFSQWEQAPLMPETPADNPTLQSPVIMPFSLETQGTLVTTNETEMTAELRSLAHAFQYDPVRIFEYVKNKIDYLPTYGIYVGAHGCYLAGRGSEWDQNALLIALLRESGYACRYGYAKLRYNRNDLLDWLPVSASQMVGYFTRFGGYAGDISGISSQLYVYRVWTEVSIGGAWHQLDPAIKTYRSSSINLKTAMAYNETSFRDIALSGATVGNTDVGNLNRDNIRSTLSSYTTNLIAYLKAHAHDAHISDVFGVRKIVPENVETLPQQLPFVVDVDISTLQYWDHVQSPDYATYQVQHGSINYPFKGYEIAGKSLILSYTNNCPVLKLNNIQVAIGNSLSAGSHNLVLNVHAPVHSSWTTLWLDQQRTLSVSVGGIYSLVHDFDDAGVNNLKNSIEQLNKAIATGTTGEQNAAVLELMNNGYNYQRGKNLRLMSAVWNQPIQRISNFGIIGYAGSMSVDLPGGLISTYPYGSPAFETQTLIGSALEHGVLEQFQQEKGISTIGALDLNIAEGNRTFFATTATWSYVKTQINSKYPSSLISTIESGILQGNSYILPEIGSIVYSNWTGVGYIQISSAGAVNMRISDNLKGAFGALGSMLSGWWGSILSWFGFGGDGSVNETFGADPVSMVTGAYWMQKTDLSLGGSGGGISFERYYRSDENFKQGVLGFGWNHSFQGRIRETTRTDIGWGERAPEDVAAQIVQNVVLVDLMSGNRDVVDWATAAVVTRWAMDQATRNTVTVELGQKSLDFVRQPDGKYTSPPGVTDWLMQTNNVYHLMSRDGTKYQFNANGMLNTVVDVDGGTTDFTYNAQTNLQSIADSYGRTMTFTYNIRTNLQTVTDSTGRQISYGYDAFGNLTSFTDAENNTWIYQYNTNHQIIAVIDPENITMIQNQYDPTGCVTQQIGAGSGIWNFYIGGGQGTEEDPFGGQITHWFDDAGRNLGTQNALGYRTRNIYDGQGRLMAYVDAMGVTNQYVYDAHHNLLSKTEAVGTLQERITKYHYDSLHRPIIVTNALGHATQYSYDEKHHVLSISNAAYNLEYGYYSNGLLQTQTDGNGYSTEYFYDNYGNVRLINLPDGSTISNLWSIRGDLLTTWDALENKTENSYDANRQLISTTDPRSNTMYKTWYDNGLLETEVDVGGRTNRYTYTPAYKVSTVIEPDGSIVSNLYDTADRLTAVVTPEGRVTYYELDAIGQSTNIQYPATSIGRNFNANGRITETKNAKGEITHYDYDALNRITNVVHSGQWQATFGYDFLGNRTQSVNQQTETFFAYDAMNRLTNSILNAGGLEFRVSNSYDSSGNRTNVVYPGSFSVPFLYDENNRLTSVDLSNFGLSEIEFFYDSANRMTNVVYPNGVIGDFSYNQNGQIIEYCYQSGTNKFLHRILQRNALGFKTIEDVCVGLSPQLSGQIRRDRFNNAADQLISLQSSAGTDNFLYGVNGNLKERNGHGGQFSYQWDYANRLSQVSSSTSQVSYLYDASGVRIGRIADDGASIMTNYFVIDYKAPLKMPLAETDATGRIVRYYIWSTHGLLAHLDVTDNGSQITVDSISYYHIDEQGSTLALTAENGNVTDQYAYSPNGNILFHSGTNSTPYQWLGAIAVRNEGNDLYYMLNRYYSADMKQFISIDPKGVAGGYNLYAYANLNPLFLSDPFGLEAGSGWLSGIGNAISDIAGKIWDTSVYVAGKAWDISLDIVGKTWTSPNTAIGLLWGGIGYAVGLLPGVNMPTISFENNAIQFKNHPLMFGAITFGNSISYASDFGPDSFSAAYGRWTQTGLHEMGHTYQYQLLGPLFLPIYLFSGGVSAGNPFEQAADDFALGGSWMP; encoded by the coding sequence ATGAATAAAAAAATTTTACTGGCCGGTTGGATAACTGTACTTACAGGGGCATTAACTCCAGTGTTTTCTCAGTGGGAACAGGCTCCACTAATGCCGGAAACTCCAGCAGATAACCCGACCTTACAGTCTCCGGTGATTATGCCTTTTAGCTTGGAAACACAAGGAACACTCGTTACAACAAATGAAACGGAAATGACAGCCGAGTTACGTTCTTTGGCGCACGCATTCCAATATGACCCAGTTCGTATTTTTGAATATGTTAAAAATAAAATTGATTATCTGCCGACATATGGAATTTATGTAGGAGCACATGGATGTTATCTGGCTGGACGTGGTAGCGAGTGGGATCAGAACGCACTTCTGATTGCGTTATTACGTGAATCAGGATACGCCTGCCGGTATGGTTATGCTAAACTCCGTTATAATCGTAATGATCTATTGGATTGGTTGCCGGTATCGGCAAGTCAAATGGTCGGTTATTTTACACGTTTTGGGGGCTATGCTGGTGATATCAGCGGAATATCTAGCCAATTGTATGTATATCGCGTGTGGACGGAGGTTAGCATCGGGGGGGCATGGCATCAACTAGATCCAGCAATCAAGACATATCGGTCATCGTCAATTAATCTAAAAACTGCCATGGCGTATAATGAAACGTCTTTTAGAGATATTGCGTTATCCGGCGCAACCGTCGGGAATACGGATGTAGGAAATTTAAATCGTGATAATATTCGCTCCACGCTTTCGAGCTATACAACGAACCTCATCGCCTACCTTAAAGCACATGCCCATGATGCTCATATAAGTGATGTTTTTGGTGTTCGAAAAATTGTACCAGAAAATGTAGAAACTCTGCCGCAACAACTACCTTTTGTTGTCGATGTTGATATTTCTACACTTCAATATTGGGATCATGTCCAAAGTCCAGATTATGCAACATATCAAGTGCAGCACGGTAGCATTAATTATCCGTTTAAAGGATATGAAATTGCTGGAAAATCTTTGATTTTATCTTATACAAACAATTGCCCGGTTCTGAAACTTAATAATATACAGGTAGCCATCGGAAATAGTTTGTCTGCCGGTTCTCACAATCTAGTACTAAATGTTCATGCGCCGGTACATTCCAGTTGGACTACGTTATGGCTGGATCAACAAAGAACACTAAGTGTTTCGGTCGGAGGAATATATAGTTTGGTACATGACTTTGATGATGCCGGGGTAAATAACTTAAAAAATTCAATTGAACAGTTAAATAAAGCCATTGCAACAGGGACTACCGGCGAACAGAATGCCGCAGTTCTTGAATTAATGAATAATGGGTATAATTATCAACGCGGGAAGAATCTTCGATTAATGTCTGCTGTTTGGAACCAACCTATTCAAAGAATTTCAAATTTCGGTATAATCGGATATGCTGGATCAATGTCCGTTGATCTTCCTGGTGGATTGATTTCAACATACCCTTATGGTTCTCCGGCATTTGAAACTCAAACTCTTATAGGCAGTGCTTTGGAACATGGAGTACTTGAGCAATTTCAACAAGAAAAAGGTATTTCTACAATTGGTGCATTGGACCTCAACATTGCAGAGGGGAATCGTACTTTTTTTGCGACGACTGCCACATGGAGCTATGTTAAAACACAGATTAATTCTAAATACCCATCTTCTTTGATTTCCACAATTGAAAGCGGCATACTGCAAGGAAATTCTTACATATTACCTGAAATAGGCTCCATTGTTTACAGCAACTGGACTGGCGTAGGTTATATCCAAATTTCCAGCGCCGGAGCCGTTAACATGAGAATTTCCGATAATCTTAAGGGAGCATTCGGAGCGTTAGGATCAATGTTATCAGGATGGTGGGGTTCAATTCTCTCATGGTTTGGATTCGGTGGAGATGGTTCTGTAAATGAAACTTTTGGCGCAGATCCGGTCAGCATGGTTACCGGCGCATATTGGATGCAAAAAACAGATCTGTCATTAGGCGGTAGTGGCGGCGGAATCAGTTTTGAGCGGTATTATCGTAGTGATGAAAATTTCAAACAGGGTGTTCTTGGATTTGGCTGGAATCATAGCTTTCAAGGCAGAATCCGTGAAACCACACGAACTGATATCGGATGGGGCGAACGCGCTCCTGAGGATGTAGCTGCTCAAATTGTGCAAAATGTTGTATTGGTCGATTTAATGAGTGGAAATCGCGATGTTGTTGATTGGGCAACGGCGGCAGTCGTTACTCGCTGGGCAATGGATCAGGCGACACGCAATACTGTAACAGTTGAATTAGGGCAAAAAAGTTTAGATTTTGTTCGTCAGCCTGACGGAAAATATACGTCACCACCGGGAGTTACAGATTGGCTTATGCAAACTAATAATGTCTATCATCTTATGTCTCGTGATGGCACAAAATATCAATTCAACGCTAATGGTATGCTTAATACTGTCGTCGATGTAGACGGAGGGACTACGGATTTCACATACAATGCTCAGACAAATCTTCAAAGTATCGCTGATTCATATGGTAGAACAATGACATTCACTTATAACATCCGGACGAATCTTCAAACGGTTACGGACTCCACTGGTCGGCAAATTTCGTACGGGTATGATGCATTTGGAAATTTGACTTCTTTTACAGACGCAGAAAACAACACATGGATTTATCAGTATAATACGAATCATCAGATTATTGCTGTTATTGATCCTGAAAATATTACTATGATTCAAAATCAATATGACCCAACTGGCTGTGTTACACAGCAAATCGGAGCCGGTTCCGGTATTTGGAATTTTTATATCGGCGGGGGGCAGGGTACCGAAGAAGATCCATTCGGCGGACAGATCACTCACTGGTTTGATGATGCCGGACGTAATCTTGGCACTCAAAATGCACTTGGGTATCGAACACGAAATATTTACGACGGGCAAGGGCGTCTCATGGCTTATGTCGATGCCATGGGAGTGACGAATCAGTATGTATATGATGCTCATCACAATCTTTTATCAAAGACTGAAGCTGTGGGAACGTTGCAGGAACGTATAACAAAATATCATTATGATAGCTTGCATCGACCTATTATTGTGACTAATGCTCTCGGTCATGCTACGCAATATTCTTACGATGAGAAGCACCATGTTCTTTCCATCAGTAATGCTGCTTACAATCTGGAGTATGGTTATTATTCTAATGGGTTGCTCCAAACGCAAACAGATGGCAATGGTTATTCCACGGAATATTTTTATGATAATTACGGAAACGTTCGCCTAATTAATCTGCCGGATGGCAGTACCATTTCCAACCTTTGGAGTATCCGTGGTGATTTATTAACAACATGGGATGCTTTAGAAAATAAAACAGAAAACAGTTACGATGCCAATCGGCAGTTAATCAGTACCACCGATCCGCGCAGTAATACCATGTATAAGACATGGTATGATAATGGACTTTTGGAAACAGAAGTCGATGTCGGAGGGCGAACTAACCGTTATACATATACTCCGGCATATAAAGTTTCTACGGTGATCGAACCGGATGGCAGCATTGTCAGTAATCTTTACGATACAGCAGATCGCTTAACCGCTGTTGTTACTCCGGAAGGACGTGTGACTTATTACGAACTTGATGCCATCGGACAAAGTACAAATATACAATATCCAGCAACTTCTATTGGTCGAAATTTTAACGCAAATGGGCGTATCACTGAAACTAAGAATGCAAAAGGCGAAATTACTCATTATGATTATGATGCATTGAACCGGATTACGAATGTTGTTCATAGCGGGCAATGGCAAGCAACGTTTGGTTATGATTTTCTTGGAAATAGAACACAGTCTGTAAACCAACAGACGGAGACATTTTTTGCATATGATGCAATGAATCGTCTCACAAACAGTATTCTTAATGCTGGTGGTTTAGAATTTCGCGTATCAAATTCTTATGATTCTAGCGGAAATCGGACCAATGTTGTTTATCCCGGTAGTTTTTCTGTGCCATTTTTATACGATGAAAATAATCGACTTACTTCAGTTGATCTTTCTAATTTTGGATTATCAGAAATCGAATTTTTTTACGATTCCGCTAATCGAATGACAAATGTCGTTTACCCAAATGGTGTAATCGGTGATTTTTCATATAATCAAAACGGACAGATTATTGAATATTGTTATCAATCCGGTACAAATAAATTTTTACATCGTATTTTACAGCGCAATGCTCTCGGATTTAAAACCATCGAAGATGTTTGTGTGGGGCTGTCTCCGCAACTTTCCGGTCAAATTCGAAGAGATCGCTTTAATAATGCGGCGGATCAGCTGATTTCTCTTCAAAGTAGTGCAGGAACAGACAACTTTTTGTATGGTGTGAATGGAAACCTCAAAGAACGGAATGGTCATGGTGGACAATTTTCATATCAATGGGATTATGCAAATCGGTTAAGTCAGGTTTCAAGCTCTACATCTCAAGTTTCATATCTTTACGACGCCTCTGGCGTACGAATTGGACGAATAGCAGATGATGGGGCGTCAATAATGACAAATTATTTTGTGATTGATTATAAAGCTCCTTTGAAAATGCCGCTGGCAGAAACGGATGCGACTGGACGCATCGTTAGATATTATATTTGGAGTACACATGGGTTGCTTGCTCATCTGGATGTTACAGATAATGGGTCGCAAATCACCGTTGATTCGATTAGTTACTACCACATTGATGAACAAGGATCAACGCTGGCACTCACTGCTGAAAATGGAAACGTCACTGACCAATATGCATATTCTCCCAATGGGAATATTCTTTTTCACAGCGGAACGAACTCTACGCCATACCAATGGTTAGGTGCAATTGCCGTTCGCAATGAAGGCAATGATCTTTATTATATGCTTAACCGGTATTATTCTGCTGATATGAAGCAATTCATCAGTATAGACCCGAAAGGAGTTGCTGGCGGGTACAATCTTTATGCTTATGCCAACTTGAATCCATTGTTTTTATCTGACCCGTTTGGTCTTGAAGCAGGTAGCGGTTGGCTCAGCGGTATTGGAAATGCGATTTCAGATATCGCTGGAAAAATATGGGATACTTCGGTATACGTTGCCGGTAAAGCATGGGATATATCATTAGATATTGTTGGTAAAACATGGACATCTCCGAATACAGCCATTGGTCTGCTATGGGGTGGAATCGGTTATGCGGTCGGATTGCTCCCCGGAGTCAATATGCCAACGATAAGTTTTGAAAATAATGCGATCCAGTTTAAAAATCACCCCTTGATGTTTGGGGCTATAACGTTTGGAAATTCAATCAGTTACGCATCAGATTTTGGGCCTGATTCCTTTTCTGCTGCATATGGGCGATGGACTCAAACGGGCTTACATGAAATGGGCCATACATATCAATATCAGCTATTAGGACCATTATTTTTGCCAATCTATCTTTTTTCTGGCGGGGTTAGTGCTGGAAATCCTTTTGAGCAAGCTGCAGATGATTTTGCTTTAGGAGGAAGTTGGATGCCATGA